A stretch of DNA from Paenibacillus albus:
ACCCTCGCGTTTTTTTCCGAACATATTGGCTAGGCGTACCTGAATATGTGCAAATTCTACGAGGAGGAAGGTGCATTTCATGAAGCAAGCCATATTGACGGCCAAAGCTCAACAACCAGGCGGAATGCCGTATTCTCAAGCCATCAAAACAGGCAATACGGTATATGTTGCCGGCCAAGGTCCTTTCGATCCCATTACGGGATGGAGCATGGGTGATGACCTGCAGACGCAAGCACGTCAGACTCTGGACAATCTGAAGGCCATTCTCGAAGAAGCAGGGGCAACAATGGCCGACGTTGTAAAAGTGACCGTCATCTTGGGAGAAGGAGCCAACTTCGACGAGTTCAATGATATTTACAAGGAGTACTTCGCTTCTCCTTATCCTGCAAGAACAATCTTCGGCAGCAACATCGGATTTTTGGTTCAAATTGATGCTACTGCAGTCATTGCATAATCGCCAGTTATCGAAGTGCAAAAAAAAGGCAACCGGTGTCCTCACCGATTGCCTTCTTTTACTTATCGCGTTTAAATCGCGAGATTACGAATGCATTTACACACCAAGCAATTGCGCCCAGTAAAATCAAACCTACGATTACGGATACAAATATATTGATAATTTCTTTAACTCTATCGTTACTCTCTATCGCTCCAAGCATGACCAGTACCATGAAAAGAAGAAATCCTAAGATAATATACGCCAACGCATTGCCCACAACAATAATTATGTTTCTCTTCGTAAACATAAGATTCTTCACAGCGGTTTACCTCCGATTTCAGCGTTGATTCTATTCGTATATTATACCATGTCAGATTAAAAGATCATCCATAGAATTCGTTTTCCTTCCAGCTGCACCCAGCAGCTCGAATCGAACATCAAAAAACAGCCCCGACTCATATTGAGCCGGGGCTGTTGCCACGCCTATAAGCGCGATTAGGTTTAAGCTGCTTCGCTTAGCTTAGTATGCGAGCGAGAACAAACCGTTGATGTGCGACAGGTAACGAGCGTTGCTTGCTTTCTTCATCAAGGAAGCAGGCGTACCTTTCATTACGATGCCGCTCTCGCCGATAACGCCGATGCCGTCTTTACGGCCAAGGCTTGCCAGCGTACCAGAGAAGATCGGATTGAACGTACCCATTGCAGCGCCTCTGTACGATGCTGCGATGTTCGCGCCTGCAAGCTCGCCCATTTGCCATGCCAGTTGAGCAGTCGGCGGGTATGGACGTCCTTCAGCAGTGAATACAACCGCGCAGTCGCCTGCGAGGAACACTTCAGGATGCGATGTGGATTGCAGGAACTCGTTAACCGTTGCGCGGCCGCGGTTTACTTCGATGCCGCAGTTGCCAACGAGCGGGCTTCCTTGAACGCCGCCTGTCCATACGAGTGTATTAGTCTCGATCGTTCTGCCGTCCTTCAGTGTAACGATGTTGCCGCTCACTTCAGTAATTGCAAGACCTGTCAGGAATTCTACGCCGCGTGCTTCCAGGCTCGTAACTGCGCGCTGGATCAGCTCAGGCGAGAAGATAGGCAGGATCGAAGGCATTGCTTCGACCAGCGAGATCGAAACGTCTGAGAAGTTAACGCCGAATTCGCGGCAGATGCCCGGAAGCTCATCCGCAAGTTCGCCGACCAATTCTACGCCGGACAAGCCGCCGCCGCCGATAACAAAAGTTGCATCAGCTTTGTTTTTGCTTGTCGCATATGCTTTGATACGATCTTTTACATGGTTGAATACTCGGTTTGCGTCAGCGACCGATTTCAGCGTCAGGCTGTTTTCTTGCAGCCCAGGGATGCCGAAATAGTTCGTTTCGCTGCCCAGTGCAAGCACCAGATTATCGTAACCGTACGAAGAACCGTCGTTCAGAGCGACTTTCTTGCTTTCAACGTCGATCGTTTGCACTTCGCCAACGACGATGTTGATGGATTTGCCTTTCAGCAATTTCTCGAGCGGCAAAGCAACAGCTTTCTCAGCTACGTTGCCAGCTGCAAGACGGTGAAGCTCTGTAATGATTTGGTGTGAGCCGACGCGGTTAATGATCGTGATGCCCGCTTCTTCAGTCGACAAATGCTCGCGAGCTGAAAGTGCGCTTAGCAAACCGCCGTAGCCGCCGCCTAGAATCAGTATTTCTTTTCTCATGGGATCTCATCCTCCGTGCTTCGCTTAGTATGATGATTCTATTTCTTTCTTTCGCCCAGAATATCGAGGTACGCTTGGCTGAAACGAAGCATCTTCTGCAGCTCCGGATCTTTCAGAAGCTTAATCATGCCAAACAAACCGATTACGTTCTCGCTGTTCTCCGCACGGTCGCTTGCTTCGATTGCAGCGGATGCGTAGCCTTTTACTTTCTCAGTCAGCGGTTTGACGACTTCTTGAATGCCGCCCACCGTGTCTTGGATCAGAACGCGGTCGGAAGCGACCTTTTGTGCAAGTTCGTACGTTTTTGTCATCAAGCTCATCATTTCGGAAAGTTTCGGCAGTTGGTCCACCAGCTGCGTCAGCGCTTCCTGTACTTCCGGCTTCAGCAGTTGATCAAGCACGTCCGATTTCGTCAGTGCCGCTGCATTATCCTGCGGATCCAGGGTCGATACCATTGTTTCACTCATTGTATTGCCTCCTTCAGATGTAGTCACTCAGCTGCAATCATCTTTCAAGATGAACCCCCTGCTCGCCGATGAAGGCAGCGCAGACTAATCCCATTACACGTGCAACGCGGTAAAGCATTCCAACGAAAAAAAATGAGTGAGTGTGAAATAAATCACAAGATATTTTGAAGATGAAAGCAACTTTTTTTCTTCTTCTACTGTATCGCTTTTTGCTCTGCTCGACTATAGATTAACCATAAAATTATTTTTATTGTATGTATAAAAATAATTAATCACATGAAAGAAAGTGACCCTGAAATGAAAACGCACCCAATCTGTGCTGCCTGCTCCACAGCAAAAAGAGATGACGAGTGCGTCATCTCTTGGCTGATCTTCAGAATCCAAAGATTGAAATTAGTACAAACGTCCCAAAGCATCTGCAGAAAACGGAAGCAGTTCGTTGAATCGTTCACCTTGAACCTTCTCAGCCCATGCTGGATCCACGAGCAAGGCGCGTCCAATGGCAACGAGATCGAATTCGTTCTGCTCTAGCCGGACAAGCAGCTCGTTAATGTCGGATGTTCCAGCGCTCTTCCCTCTGAAGGAGCCCAGGAATTCATCATCAAGGCCTACCGATCCTACCGTAATCGTAGGCTTGCCTGTTAACTTTTTCACCCATCCAGCGAAATTCAAGCTAGATCCTTCGAATTCAGCCTCCCAGAACCTGCGGGTCGAGCAGTGGAAAATATCCACGCCTGCTTCCACAAGTGGAGCGAGCAGCTGACCGAGCAGCTCTGGCGTAGCAGCGAGTTTAGCCGTGTATTCGGACGATTTCCACTGCGACAAACGAATGATGATCGGGAAATCAGGCCCTACGGCGCGGCGGCAAGCTTCGATGATCTCGACCGCAAATCGAGTACGTGCCTTTAGATCGCCACCGTACTTATCCGTGCGCTGATTCGTTTTCTCCCAGAGGAATTGGTCGATCAGGTAACCATGGGCGCCGTGTAGCTCGATTCCGTCGAAGCCAAGCCGTTTCGCATCTGCTGCCGCTTGTGCGAAAGCTTGAACGACTTGATCGATTTCCTCCTGCTTCATCGGTTCATTCACTTGTTCGCCAAGCAAATTAAGTCCAGATGGTCCAATAGATGGCGCTTCCGGATGTGGGAGCGAACCATTCTTGCGTGTCATCCCGACATGCCAGAGCTGCGGTACAATGCGCCCTCCTGCTGCATGTACGGCTTCAACGACGTGCTTCCACCCTGCAAGAGCTTCTTCCCCATGAAAGTTAGGAATGTTGGGATTATCAGTTGCCGCTGGGTGATCAATCAGCGTACCTTCCGTAATGATCAAGCCAACACCGTGTTCCGCACGTCTGCGGTAATAATCGGCTACGTTCTGTCCAGGTACACCAGCAGGTGAGAATGCACGAGTCATCGGAGCCATCACAATCCGGTTTGCTAAATTAAGGTTTCCAAGGGAAAAAGGCTTAAACAAGGCTTCCGTTGAGTGCGAACTCGTTGCTTGATTCGTATTTGGATCTGTCATGGTAATTCCTCCACACTATTTTTTTCTATAAAGATTTCATCAATTGACAGGATTGATCTGCGTTTTGATTGTTCAATAATTCGATTGTTATCGAACAATAGAAATATAGCATGGGATGTGGTAATATGCAATCACTACCTTACAACTAGGAGGAAGTCTTCTGAAAATACTATTTCACCCGGACAAAGCGGATATTCATCTCTCCTCCATCCTCTATGCGCTCAGTGATCCCGTTCGGTTATCCATAGCTGCTGAAATCAGCAGACTAGGCGAATGCACTTGCGGCGGCATCGATGCCAATGTCGTAAAGTCAACAATGTCCCATCATGTTCGCACGATGCGGGAAGCAGGGGTCGTACAGGTTCGTGTGCAGGGAACTCAGCGTTTCTTGTCTATTCGATCGGCGGACTTAGAAGAAAGATTCCCCGGCTTGCTTAGTTCCATCCTAAATGCCTACGCAGGCTCGGATGCGCATAGCTCCAATGTACTGTAACCGAAGGTTAAGACAGTTCACACGTTCCATTATCATGCCCCAGCACGCACAACAGGCTGCCAATTTGGCAGCCTGTTCTTTATTCGTGCTATCAGAGCTCATCATACGACATATGCTCTATACCTCAGGCTCGTTGTTTATTCCTCGATTGACTGATAGACCGTAGTCCAAAAGTCGTGAATAAGTCGTGCTGAGTCCGGCGTGGACATCCCTACCTGGGTCAACAGAATTCCCGTGAGACCGTTAGCCGGATCAGCGTAAGTGGAAGTACCGCTGCCTCCATCCCAACCGAACTGGCCGATTGGCGCGTAGTCACCTCGGTAGGTACGAACAGCCATCCCCATCCCCCATCCGCCGTGCTGACCTTGACCAAACGATCGATGGACGTTGTTGGTTGCCAGTGCATTTCGGGCAGCTTGCTGCTCGGGCGTGAGCCGGTTAGTGGTCATTAGTTCAACTGCCGCCCCGGACAAGATCCGTTCGCTTCCATGCTTCCCTTGATTCAGCAGCATCTGGAAGTAAGCATGATAATCGTCGACAGTGGATACCAACCCGCCGCCACCGCCTTGGAACGCAGGAGGCTTACTGTGACGGCCCCCTTCAGCCTCGTCCCACACATGAAACTCACCGGTTTGAGGGTCGGGAGCGTAAAGCGGCGGCAGCCGATCGATTTTCTCGGCAGGCACATGGAAACCAGTGTCCTTCATGCCAATGGGCTCGAAGATACGCTCCCGCAGGAATTTCTCGAATGTTTGCCCGGAAACCCTGCTGACGAGCACTCCGAGCAGATCGTTGCTGATGTGATATTGCCAGCACTCTCCCGGCTGATACATGAGCGGCAGCGTGCCAAGGCGGCGCATCCACTCATCCTGCTCTGGCATCGGACTCGGGAGATCTGGCGTAAGCCCTTGCTCGAAGATGGCACCCATTATCGGAGTTCCCAGCGCTGTTATGTCGATGCCGAGGCCGAAAGTTGAGGTCAATAGGTCCCTTACGGTAATCGGCCGCCGCGCCGGTATCGTATCATCCAGCGGACTGTCGATCCGCTTGAGTACCTGCCGGTCAGCAAGTTCCGGTAACCACGTCTCTACGAGGTCATCGAGCCGTAGTCTGCACTCATCTAATAGGACCATCGCCGCTGAGATCGCAACCGGCTTGGACGTAGAAGCCATCCGGAAGAGCGTCTCTCGGTGCATCGAAGCACCTCCATCATGGCGCATCGTCCCGATCGTCTCTACATGTGTCTCTCCGCCTCGGCTAATTAGAGCGACAAGCCCTGGGATCTTACCAGAATCAACATGCCTTGTTAGAACGTCACGAATTCGATGCAGTCCTGATTCGGAGAAGCTTTTGTCACTATTGCCAGTCTTCTTATGCAAATCATTTCCCTCCTTTGCTTTCTTACAAGAATAGGCTGCCGTTCGTAGAACAGCAGCCTTGGTCATTTCATTGTATGATCGTACCCATTAGATTCATTCGTTCTCTGTTTTAAGGAGATTCTTCGTCGCTTCGATACTCCAAGATATCACCTGGCTGACAATCCAGCGTTCTACATATCGCCTCTAAAGTTGAGAACCGTACCGCCTTTGCTTTCCCGTTCTTCAGAATGGAAAGATTCGCCATCGTAATTCCTACCCGCTCCGAAAGCTCTGTTACGCTCATTTTCCTCTTTGCCAACATCACATCAACATTGATGATAATCGCCATGATATTCACCTCAGATCGTTAAATCATTTTCAGATTTTATTTGAATCGCTTCTTGTAAGAGTCGTTGGAGAACACCCGCAAACATGGCAATCACCAGAGAGGCAAAAATAATGATCATAGACATTGGCATGAAACTTGGAGGGTCAACCTTCTTCGCCATGAGGTAGTAGAGCGGCACGCCGAGCACGTAGATGGCACTGATCGCGATGGCACAGAATTTGATATTCTTTAACCCCTTTACCGACAATTCCGAGAACGCTTGGCGCTTATCAATATAGCTTAGGAGTTTAAAAGCTTGATACAACGCAATGTAAAAAGGTATGGCTGCCGCGTACATATCGATGAATACGAGCGGCTTCAGATAGGCCATATCCGGATACGAATCCCCTGCAAAATTCGCGATCCTTGGCACCAAAAATATACAAAATGCAAGGACTGGGATTCCGAAAAGAATATCAGCTATCTTCAAAAAGAGTGTCGTTCCGCGTTTCATAATGAGCACCTCGCTAATCTGTTTATGAAACGACTATATCACATGATTTATCGTTTATCAATAAAATAGTATTGTTTTTTATAATATAATTATTGTTCATCAAACGAGATAGGAGCAGCTGCCGCATCGGCAAACTGCTCCGCTCATTCCCTTGAATAGGCCCATTCGCGTTTGCAAGAACAGAGAATTATAATGAAAATTAAACGAAGCAACCTATTCTTGAACTCGACAAAGGAGGAAGCTGCATGATCAGAGTCGTGCTGATCCGCCACGGACAAAGTGTTTGGAATCTCGAGAATCGATTTACGGGTTGGACAGACGTGGATTTGTCTCCGAACGGTCTCGAAGAAGCAAGACAAGCGGGAATGATTCTGAGCAAACAGGGCTACGTCTTTGACGCAGCGCATACATCGGTTCTGAAACGAGCGATAAGAACGATGTGGATCATTTTGCACGAGATGGATTTGACATGGATACCCGAATTCAAAAGCTGGAAGCTGAATGAGCGGCATTACGGCGCCCTGCAAGGATTGAACAAAGCGGAGACGGCCGTGAAATATGGAGAAGAACAAGTTCACTTATGGCGCAGATCCGTCGACGTTCGCCCTCCTGCACTAGATAAATCCGATCCCCGGTACGAAGCATCCGCACCGCGCTACCGGAATCTACAAAAAGGCGAATTTCCGTTAACGGAAAGCCTCGACGATACAGAGCGTAGAGTAGTGAAGTATTGGGAGGAAATAATCGCACCTGATCTCTCGATTGGCAAGCACATTCTCATTGCGGCTCACGGCAATACGCTGCGGGCATTAGTGAAGCATCTGGATCGGATTCCGGCTGATGGCATCGCGGATCTGAATATCCCCACCGGCATGCCGCTCGTATACGAATTGAACGAGCAGTTATCGCCGATTCGGCATTATTACTTAGGCATTGACGGCGAGCTCCCAGAAGGTACGATTCCTTCCCGTATGCCCAGCTAAACTTGGATATGAAGAAAGAAGCCCGCTTCAGCAGCGGACTTCTTCAACTTCGTCAATATCTTCAACCTTCATCAATATTGACCATTGGCTTTCATTATTGCTCGATCCTTCTCTTTGAGACGCGGGCAGGTATAACAATAATTGAAAGTCATATTCAGTCGATGCGGAAGGCAATATGCTAGGCAGCAAGCCGACTTCAAAGCTATTGTTCTGTTCGAATCTGCTGGATCTTCAATAAAGATGCGTTTCTTTGCAAAAGGATTGATCGAAAGTCCGAATGCGCTGGCATCGATATCGGCTAGTCGCGTATGGAAATGATGGATGATGGCCTGCTTGTGTTCTTCGACCGAAGCTTCGCTCAGTTCCTCCTCCAATAGATCATAGGCGGTATTCACCACTTGCCCCCATAATACAGTTGGATTCACTCGAGCCAGACGCGCTAGCAATTGGATCAAAGGCGTTAATTGCTCCTTGTAAAAGGATTCCATCGTTCTATTCATCCATTCGCTTCTCTCAACACTTGGAATTTCTATATACCGGTTGTTGTTGAGTTTAAATGAAAACAAAGGGTAGGAGCCTTCGACAACCAATTGAAGCGTCACATTGGAGAATGACAGATCGATGACTTTGTCCGCTCGATGAAACATCATATAATGCAGCGCACTGCACAAGATCGCATACCAGCTGATGAAGAACGCAGCCGCTTCGGGGCGTTCTTGTGCCTGGATTAACGGACCGTATGTATTCAATACATGCAGCAGCTTCTCTTCGTTTAATAAATCTGCCGCGGGCATGATGAGCACGGCATTCTCCGCCTCGCTCGATGTCAGAAAAAACTTCTCTTCGAGTTGTCCCAAGTCCATCGTACTCATTGCATACCCTCCTTTTATTTTTGTTTTCCTTCAAACGCTTGGATGACTTCGTCAACGGCGTTGCTGTCGGCAAGCGGAGACATGCCGAGGTTAAACCACTCCTTGCCTCCCATGAGATAAACTTGGTTTTCTTTTACCGCCGTCATATGTTTCCATAACGAGCTGTTCAGCATCTCATTATACCGATCTTGAATGACTTTGTTCGTCTCATCGCTCATATGCACAATGATATGGTCCGGGTTATATTCAGGGATTTTCTCCAGTGAGATCGAAACGCTGTTCTCGCTCTGAGGAATATTGTTGATCGGGCTAAGACCAAGCACTTTATGAATAAACTTGCCGCGATCGCTGTTTTCACCGTAAAGCATAATTTCCTTATCCATAATCTCCATATAGAGCACAGTCTCATCGCCGACTAATTGATCAAGCTTCTTCTTCGCTTCATCTTCCTTGGCCTGCAAGTTCTGGATGACCGTTTCTGCCAGCTCTTTTTTATCGAGGACTTCGCCTACATCCCGTAATTCATCGCGCCAATTATCCCGCTCTGGCAGCAGAACAGTAGGTGCAATCTTGGAGAGCTGGTCGTAATCCTTATCGGACCACCATATAGGTGCAATAATCAAATCCGGCTTGGACGATAAAATGGCTTCAAAATCAGGCGTTCTTGCAATGCCCATCTTGAGTGTATCTTTAAAGGCATCCTTCAAATAAGAAGGGAATTCCGCATGATAGTTTTGAACGGCAATCGGCGTTACGTCAAGCGCGTACAAAAACTCCGGATAAACGACAGATAGACCGATTACCCTCTTAGGCTCGGCCGGAATGCTGACGTCCCCTTTCAAGGTTTTCAATACACGCTGTTGATTTGTATCATCTGCAGCTGCCGTATCGGTCTTGTTCGTCGATGCGTTATTTGCTCCACAAGCCGTACTTACTATAAGCATGAATACAACTATTAACCCACTAACCCAACGTATGCTTCGCTTCATTTCCCCGGTGCTCCTCCTGAAAAACTAGTTTCGATAGGATAATCTATCAGTAAAAATGATTATCATTATCATCTATTAGGAGTATAAATGAATTTTCGGCTTCGGAATATTGATGATAACGACATAAACTTATGCACGATTCCGCCAAAGCTTGAGTGCTTCATCGAGAATAAGCTCGTTCGTAAACGCCGTATATTCAATCCAAGGATAAGCGGGGATGACTGCTACGCGATTAGTCGCAACCGCGTCTAAGCTGTTCCAGACTTCGGAATTGCTTAGCGATTGCCACGTGAGTTGGGATTGAGAATTCTCATCTACGATGAGCAAAATTCGGTCGGCCGCAAATGCCGCTAGCTCCGAAGGCTTCACTTGCTGATCGGGTTTCATGCGATCTACACCGTTCGCAGGCAGCAGGAGCAGATCATCGTAGAATACCGTGGCTAAACTTCGGCTCGTCAATATGGTGCAGCCCTCTCCTGAAATTCTCAGGATGAGCAGACAGTCATCTTTGACCGTATCCCGGACTTCTTCTCTTACGAAGCGAGCTTTACGATCGTAATTGGTTAACCAAACCTCTGCAATGGCAGACATATCAAGAAACTTCGCAATTAATCGCAAATGCATGCGCCAATCGTTCTCCATCCAAGGCACGAAATACGCTGGCGCGATCTCCTTCATCTCATTCTGTTCCTCGACAGAAGCATGGATATCGATACCGATGATAAAGTCAGGGGAGGACCGTACGATCTCTTCTTTCTTTACTTGTTCGACCGAGCTGAGCGGGATTACAGAATCCGTCTCATATTTTCTTCTATAGTAATCGGTCCATGGATGAGCAGCCGGCGCGGCGAAAGGCATGATTTGAAGAGCAAGCAGCTGCCCGATATTCGCGTTATGATAAGCGATGATCTTCTTTCTGCTGTTCTTCAAATAGGCTGCAGGCGGTATACCCGAGATTTGCCTGAATTTTCGTCTGAAATAAATATCATCCTGATAGCCGACATAGCGAGCAATATCTCGCAGCCGATCTTGTCCGCTGCTCCGAATAAGCTGCTGCGCCTGTTTGATTCGGTAAAAGGTCAAATAATCAATCGCGCCGCTGCCATACCTCTTCTTGAACAATCGCATAAAATGACGCGAACTGACCCCAACCAGCTTGGCCAATTGTTCGATCGTCAGTTCCTGCTGAAAGTGCTGCTCGATATAGCCCTTAGCATATTCCAAAGCTGCATCCAAGCCAGCAGCCTGGACGAGAAGCGCCTCTTCAAGAATGGTTTCGATTAATTCTTGGAACAGAATTTGGCTGCGGAAGCGTTTCAAGGGTTCGCCGCTTTTCATGTATTGATCAATTGTCCGGCTTGCAATATGAACCGATACTGGCGATGATACGACAACCTCACCTTGCAGCGGAAATGGACTGTTGCGGCTGATCCTCTGAATCCCATCCGATGACGTCGTGGTAGAATCATCACGGAAAACATCGAATCCCAAAATATAGAACCCGCGTTCATCAAGCGAATGAATCGCAGCTTCAACGAGATGGCCTGGCTTCAGTACATATACGCTGCCTTGCCGAAGCTCTACGAAATATCCATCTATAAGAAGACGGCCTTTACCGCTGGCCATAACGAGCATCATATGCTTCTCGATAAATTGAAGCTTAAGATCCCCGTCCGTCATGTGTTGATTCATATGCGTGATGTCACGAAGCTTAAATAGGAGGCTTTCTATCGCGGCGTATACATGGTGTTCCTTATTCTTGTTTCTATCATCCAAAGTAAAATCACCGCCCTTCTGCAATCTAAGAGCATTTTAGCTTACAAGCATGCGGACTGCAATTTCTATCCGCATAAACAAAACCGGCACATGCTCGTTAATGGCATGTGCCGGTTGTTGAAACTCATCACTGCTTAGTTATTCTCGAAAGCAGCCAATAGATCTGCTGGAGACTGCAGTCCCGATAAAGCTGTCTTGTCGTTGACGACATAGAACGGTACGCCACGAACTCCAAGCTTCTGTGCACTCCGCTGTCCTGCTTCTACGTAATTCAGTCCTTCACCTTGCAGCAGTCTTGTCTTCAGCGCTGCGGTATCGTTCGTAATGCCAGCCGCGGCCGCGATTTCCATGAGATCATCCACGTCGCCGAGGTTTTTGCCTTGTTCGAAATAAGCCGTATACAAGAGGTCGATTAATTGCGATTGCTTCTCGGGAGACGTCAAAGCAATCAATTGATGCGAAAGCGTTGTGTTCGGCGTATATTTCACCAGGTCCATATTGTAGTTCAAGCCGAAATGGGCACCGGTCTGATTGTATTGTTTCATTCTCGCTTCGAATTGCGCCGTGCCGCCTAAACGGCCGGTCATTAGCTTCCGATAATCTTCGCCTTCCACCCGAATGTCGGGGTTCAGCTGATAGGCATGATAGCGTACTGTCGCCTTCGTACCTTCAGGCAAATTCTCCAGTGCAGTGTTCAAGCTTGCACTACCCATCCTGCACCATGGACATATGGTATCCATATATACGTCAATCGTTACGTTGTCTTTCAATATGATCTCCTCCGCCATGTAAGATTAGTCTCTCTACAGCTTATCTATTCATAGATAGAATTAAAGTAAATTAAGCTTTCGGTACAGCGGTCTGAATATGGTGGACATAATCGGCTGTGCTTTGTGCCAACCGCTCATCGGATAAGTTAGACACGTCGCTTAATGCGAAGTGAGGCAAATAAGTGCCGCTGATGAAATGTGTAGTCGCTTCGATCGGACGAAGAATTTCTTCCAGCGTGAAGCGATTGGCGCCTTCTGCCTGATAAGACGCTTCGGATCCGTAAGTCGATATTGCCGCGCCAAATTGTTTGCCGGCTGTCTTCGAGCCGTCCGGTCCATAAGCCCATCCGTACTGCAGGACGGAATCGAACCATTTCTTGAGCAGCATCGGCGTGCTATACCAGAAGAGCGGATATTGGAAAATAATGCGGTCATGCGCTTCGATCAATTGCTGTTCCTTCGCGACATCGATGTTCTCGTCCGGATAAGCCTTGTACAGCTCGTGGACCGTGATGTCACTGTGCTTGCGAAGCTCTTGCAGCCAGGCTGCGTTGACGCGGGAAATTTCGATGCTTGGATGCGTTGCGATTACTAGTGTTTTCATGGTTGATTGCTCCATTCTTGTTGTTAGTTTAGTTTATTGCCACTCAATTCTTCTACCTACTAAAAGATAGTTTTTGATTCATAACCAGCCGGCGGTGTTTGATTTCTTCATGCCGTTATTCTACCTTCTAGTAGATAGAAAGTCAACGTAGTATTTATTCCCTGTTTCTAGGTACATCGTATCGATTACCAGTACCCGCAATCCAGGTAATCTTCATTCTCCATTGTCCATTGCCCATAAGCCAGAAAGGCATCGCTAACTCGAGAATAAAAGCTCCTTATCTTACTCATTACTAAATTGCGCAGCATATGCACCATATCCTCTCTCAATAAGATCGGCTTTCGGAATAAACCGCAGCGATGCGGAGTTTGTACAATATCGCAGTCCCGTCGGTTCGGGACCATCCTCGAACACATGTCCGAGGAAGGAGTTCGCGTAACGGCTTCTCACTTGTGTCTCATCCGAGAAGAATCCACCGACTTCCCGATAAACTACACTGCCCGGCTCCAAGGGACGCGTGAAGCTAGCCCAGCCTGTACCGGCATCGAACTGGTCCTTCGAGCTAAAGAGCGGCTCGCCTGAGACGATATCGACGAAGATGCCCTCTTCTGTATTATTCCAATATTCATTTTGGAACGGCGGTTCGTCTTGATCCTGCTGGGTAACCGCGAACTGCAGCTTCGTCAGCGATTTGAGCACTTCATCTTTATTGATGCGGGAATACGGGCTTTCCAACGCTTTTACGACTTGATCATCACCCCAGACCCGCGCTAGGAATGCCTCCCGGCCGGAGCCGACGTCGTTATATTTGAAATCGGAGGGATGAGTCCGGTAGAAATCTTGATGGACGTCCTCGGCTTGATAGAATACGGTAGCCGGTAAGATCTTCGTCACCAGCGGCTCATCGAATATGCCTTGCGCTGCCAGCGCAGTTTTTGATGCTTCCGCGGCTGACTGCTGTTCCTTGCCTTCATAGAAGATGACCGAACGGTATTCATTCCCGCGGTCGGCG
This window harbors:
- the msrA gene encoding peptide-methionine (S)-S-oxide reductase MsrA, with amino-acid sequence MKYKRLVLPIGLMAVVLFAAYGPYHNHDTAEAKGMSNKWNQLEQKLGGSTKTAVFAGGCFWSEEAPFEKLDGVVSVITGYTGGHTTDPTYEKVSTGTTGHLEAVQVQYDPSRNSYNQLLQVFWRNTDPTDAQGQFADRGNEYRSVIFYEGKEQQSAAEASKTALAAQGIFDEPLVTKILPATVFYQAEDVHQDFYRTHPSDFKYNDVGSGREAFLARVWGDDQVVKALESPYSRINKDEVLKSLTKLQFAVTQQDQDEPPFQNEYWNNTEEGIFVDIVSGEPLFSSKDQFDAGTGWASFTRPLEPGSVVYREVGGFFSDETQVRSRYANSFLGHVFEDGPEPTGLRYCTNSASLRFIPKADLIERGYGAYAAQFSNE